GGTGTGAAGGAGCAGCTGCTGGAGCTGGTGCAGGTGACGGGTGATCAGGCCCATCACCTGGCTGACTCGCTTCGGCCCCTCGAGGAGCAGCTCGAGCAGTTGCTCGACGACCTCAATGCCAGCCTGCGGCCTCGGATCGAGAAGCCGGTGCGGGAGCGGCCGCTGATGGCTCTGGGGATCGCTGCGGGTGTGGGTGTGTTGCTGGGTGTGCTGCTGGCTTCAGGCCGGCGTTCGGCATGAGCGAGAGCAGCGGAAACGGCCGCGAGGAGCGCCGCCGGGGGCTGCCGCTGGAGGCGGCCTCGCGCATCACGGGTTTGGTCACATCCGTGATGGATCTGCATGTGCGCATCGCCCTCAAGGAGGTGGATCGGGAGAAGCGGCGCCTGATCATCGGTGTGCTGCTCCTGGGGGGCGGCTTGGCGTCGCTGCTAGTGGCCTTGCTGGCCGCTGAGCTCGCGCTGCTGCTGTGGCTGGTGCTCATCAAGGGCTGGGGCTGGATTCAGGCCTTGCTGGCGTGGGCCGCC
This sequence is a window from Synechococcus sp. HK05. Protein-coding genes within it:
- a CDS encoding DUF883 family protein gives rise to the protein MDPHPAGDTTAEPQGPAPTADAPAAAAHQFRDRFESLLPSIQREWPEVARHTLEATRGSFDTVVEVIARQTGRTSEGVKEQLLELVQVTGDQAHHLADSLRPLEEQLEQLLDDLNASLRPRIEKPVRERPLMALGIAAGVGVLLGVLLASGRRSA
- a CDS encoding phage holin family protein; its protein translation is MSESSGNGREERRRGLPLEAASRITGLVTSVMDLHVRIALKEVDREKRRLIIGVLLLGGGLASLLVALLAAELALLLWLVLIKGWGWIQALLAWAAANLVLSGILLRVGGQLTKGPYLPETMAGLTKTTRALVGR